The genome window GTACCGCTGCGGCGGCGCGGAGGTCAAGCGTTCAACCGACAGAGACTGGCATGGGCGCGACGCGCCCGTTCCGGGCCGGGTGGGTACTGGGCGGCGGCAGGGCGGAACCGAGGGCCGCGACCGTCAGCTGGTCGCGGCGGCGGCGACGTAGCGCTGCAGCGCGTTGGCGATCGACTCCGGGTCGGTGCCGCCATGGAACATGGTGATGAAATCGCCGTCCGGCCCCATCAGATAAACATAGCCGGAATGGTTCATCAGATAGAACTCGTCGTCGATCTGCTGACCCCGGGCGTAGTAGACCCGGTATTTCCGGGCGATCTTGTCGATCTCCTCGTCGCTGCCGGTCAGACCGACCAGTCGCGGATGGAAGGCGGGGGCGTAATCCTTCAGAACCTCGACCGTGTCGCGGGCCGGGTCGATCGTGATCAGGACCGGGGTGATCTGCTGCGCCGCTTCGGCATCCCGTTCGGCCAGAATGTCGATGGCTGCGGCCATGCTCGACAATTCCGTCGGACAGACGTCCGGGCAGGAACTGTAGCCGAAATAGACCAGCATGAACCCGCCTTCGAACGTATTCTGCGTGACGGTCTCGCCCTTGTGATTGACCAGTTCGAAATCGCCGCCGACCTCGAGGCCCGGCGCAACGACGGCTTCGCCGTCTCCGCGGGCGGCGCGGTCGGAACTGCCGGAAAGCTGATTCCAGACGACGAGGGCCGCCAAACCGATGGCGGCGAGGGCTGCCAGCATGGCGCCGATCAGCGGAATGGTTTTGCGCTGCATGGTCTACGAGACCTCCGCGGAGGGTACATGTCACTGCTTCAAGAGGTACGGATGGCGCGGGCGCGCCTCAAGACGCCAAATCGTCGCGGTTACAGTAACAAATGCGCGATCAGCGGGACAAGGAGGGCGGTGGTCAGGCCGTTCAGACCCATCGCGACCGCGGCGAAGACACCGGCGATCGGGTTGACCTGAAACGCGCGGGCAGTGCCGATCCCATGGGCTGCGATCCCGACCGCGAAGCCGCGGGCACGCCAGTCCCGGATGCGCATCAGGTTCAGCAGCGGCGTGACCACGATCGCCCCGACAATGCCGGTTGCGATGACAAGACCGGCCGCCAGGGAAGGCAGGCCGCCGATCCGCTCCGCAATGCCCATCGCGATGGGGGAGGTAACCGATTTCGGGGCGAGCGACAGCAGGCTCTCCGTTCCCGCCCCCATCAGACCGGCGATCGCCAGGGCGGTGCCGACGGCGGTGACGACCCCGGCTACGAGGGCCGCCAGCATCGGCAGCGCCGCCCGGCGCACTTTCGGCAGGTGAACATAAAGCGGGACGGCGAGCGCGACCGTGGCCGGACCCAGCAGGAAATGGACGAACTGCGCGCCTTCGAAATAGGTATCGTACTCCGTATCCGTCACCACCAGCAGCGCGATCAGAAGGGCGGCGGCAATGGCAACGGGATTGACCGCCGGATTGCTGCCGGAGCGGATGAAGGCGACATGGCCGATGCCATAGGCGATCAGCGTGGCGGTCAGCCACAGCAGCGGGGTTTCCGACAGATAGACCCAGATATCCTGCGTCGACGCGATCATGTCTTGCGGTCCTCGCCCTCGGCCGGGGTTCCGGTCAGCCGCGAGACCGCGACGAAGACGACGGCACCGGCGGCGATGGCCGCGATCGTGCTGATCAGGACGGCAGCGGCCAGCGGCAGCCACTCAACCCGCAGGCGGTCGGCATGCTGTATCAGTCCGACGCTGGCCGGTACGAAGAGCAGGGAAAGATGCTTCAGCAGCCCGGACGACGTGTCGCGAAGCCAGTCCGGCGCCTGCCTTACACTCAGAAGGCCGGCCAGCAGGAAGGCGAGGCCCAGCACCGGGCCCGGAATCGGCCAGCCGGCCAGAACCGCGACGGTTTCGCCGAGCAACTGGCAGATGAGGAAGAGGGTGAGGGCGCGCAACATGACCCAAGCTTACGGTGACTCCCGCCGCCGCGCGAGCCCCGCCGATCTGCGCGCCCGCCGTCAGACTTTCACGAACAGGTTCAGGATCGCTCCGAGAGGGCCGGTCAGGCGGATCGGGGCGTCGACGACGACCAGACAGATGCAGTCTTCATCCGGCTCGGCCACCGGCTGGTGGCGAATCGATCCGTCGCTGATCGCCATGTCGCCGCGCGCAAACCGCCCGATTTCATCATTATAGGCGCCGCGCAGGATCAGCACGTATTCGTTGCCGGCATGGGTATGGTGCGGCACGGCCTTTCCGGCCGGAACGCGCAGCAGGAAGGCCCGCTTGGCCGGGGATGCGATCGCAATTTCCGAAGTCTGGACCCCCATTCCGACATTCTTCCAGGTCACGCCATCCAGATCGCCGCCGAGATACCGGCGGAGAACCGCCGGCACCTGGGGATTGTCATTCGCCGGCGCGGCATCCTTCCGGACCGGCGCAGACCCTTCGGACGTGCCCTTGTCAAGGCGCGCCATGACCGCATTCAGCGCCCCCGGCGACATGCCCGCCGGCGCAACGTCATGAAGCATCGCGCCGCCCAGCGCGTCCAGGCGCGCCGCGCGCTTGCGGCATGCCGCACAATAGGTCAGATGCGTCGCCACGATCAGGCCTGTCGCTTCGTCCAGCGAACCTGCCGCGTAGTCCAACAGCATGTCATCCGAAAGGTGATGCGACGGTCCCGCCGTCCACATATCCCCCCCCGATGTCAAAGCAGCCGTCATAGGTCAGTCTCTCCTAGCAGATTCTTCAATTTGCCCATCGCGAGGCGCAGGCGTGATTTCACGGTGCCCAGCGGAAGGCCGGTTTCCTCGGCGATCTCGCTATGAGCCTTGTCCTCATAGAAGGCCATCTGCAGCATCCGCACCTGTTCCGCCGGCAAATCCGCCATGGCGGTACGGATGGCTTCCGCAACCTGGTCTTCTTCCATCTTGTCGTCCTGCATCGGCTCGGCAGCCGGCTGCAGCAGCGGGTCGTCCGGATCGAGTTCCGGTCGGTTGTTCCGGCGGAAGGCGTCGATGCGCTTGTTCCGCGCGATCGTGAAAACCCAGGTCGCAACCGACGCCTGGGACGGATCGAAACTCGAGGCCCGGCGCCAGACCATCAACATCGCCTCTTGGGCGAATTCCTCCGCCGCGACGTCGTCCGATCCGCTGCGCATCATGTAGGCCTTGATGCGCGGCGCGAAGTATTCGAACAGGGCGGCAAAGGCATCCCGGTCCTCGTCCTCCGCCAGACGTCGCATCATCGCTGCCAGGTCCGTGGCGTCCGGGATGACGGTGTCAGTCATCGGCGGTCGCCCGGCCCGGCGAGGGGGCGTCCTGTCGGCCATCGACAGGGCGGCGCGCGCCGCAATATGCGGGGCGGCGGAGTCGCGGACTGTCAGCACGGCCTGTTCCATGCTTGGGGATACGGGGCGAATTCATCGTCGGATCATTGGCAACGTCAAAAAATCGTCCTATTTCTGGGGCACGGTCCGACGCAATCCTTATCATAGTGTTCTCAGAGTGCGAGGGTGACAATGGCGAATCCCATGCGTACCGCGGTGGCGAAATGGCTGGCGACGGTGCTGGTTCCGGCGACAATCGGTTTCTCGGCTACCTTGCCCGCTTCGGCGCAGGACCACAAAGATCTTGGTGTGTTCAACGACTGGCAGGCCTACAGCTATACGCAGAGCGGCGGCACTCGATGCACCATGGCCTCTCAGCCGCAGAAGGACGAAGGCGATTACAGCAAGCGCGGCGACATCTGGGCCTTCGTGATGCACCGTCCG of Alphaproteobacteria bacterium contains these proteins:
- a CDS encoding SCO family protein produces the protein MQRKTIPLIGAMLAALAAIGLAALVVWNQLSGSSDRAARGDGEAVVAPGLEVGGDFELVNHKGETVTQNTFEGGFMLVYFGYSSCPDVCPTELSSMAAAIDILAERDAEAAQQITPVLITIDPARDTVEVLKDYAPAFHPRLVGLTGSDEEIDKIARKYRVYYARGQQIDDEFYLMNHSGYVYLMGPDGDFITMFHGGTDPESIANALQRYVAAAATS
- a CDS encoding ChrR family anti-sigma-E factor, whose protein sequence is MTAALTSGGDMWTAGPSHHLSDDMLLDYAAGSLDEATGLIVATHLTYCAACRKRAARLDALGGAMLHDVAPAGMSPGALNAVMARLDKGTSEGSAPVRKDAAPANDNPQVPAVLRRYLGGDLDGVTWKNVGMGVQTSEIAIASPAKRAFLLRVPAGKAVPHHTHAGNEYVLILRGAYNDEIGRFARGDMAISDGSIRHQPVAEPDEDCICLVVVDAPIRLTGPLGAILNLFVKV
- a CDS encoding LrgB family protein, whose amino-acid sequence is MIASTQDIWVYLSETPLLWLTATLIAYGIGHVAFIRSGSNPAVNPVAIAAALLIALLVVTDTEYDTYFEGAQFVHFLLGPATVALAVPLYVHLPKVRRAALPMLAALVAGVVTAVGTALAIAGLMGAGTESLLSLAPKSVTSPIAMGIAERIGGLPSLAAGLVIATGIVGAIVVTPLLNLMRIRDWRARGFAVGIAAHGIGTARAFQVNPIAGVFAAVAMGLNGLTTALLVPLIAHLLL
- a CDS encoding CidA/LrgA family protein codes for the protein MLRALTLFLICQLLGETVAVLAGWPIPGPVLGLAFLLAGLLSVRQAPDWLRDTSSGLLKHLSLLFVPASVGLIQHADRLRVEWLPLAAAVLISTIAAIAAGAVVFVAVSRLTGTPAEGEDRKT
- a CDS encoding sigma-70 family RNA polymerase sigma factor, which codes for MTDTVIPDATDLAAMMRRLAEDEDRDAFAALFEYFAPRIKAYMMRSGSDDVAAEEFAQEAMLMVWRRASSFDPSQASVATWVFTIARNKRIDAFRRNNRPELDPDDPLLQPAAEPMQDDKMEEDQVAEAIRTAMADLPAEQVRMLQMAFYEDKAHSEIAEETGLPLGTVKSRLRLAMGKLKNLLGETDL